In one Kitasatospora cineracea genomic region, the following are encoded:
- a CDS encoding GlsB/YeaQ/YmgE family stress response membrane protein, whose protein sequence is MSILWAIIAGLVIGLLAKLVIPGRQPIPLWLTVLLGIVGGIIGNFLASAFGVADTGGVDWIRHFFQIGAAAVLIMLVTPFWSRRRV, encoded by the coding sequence ATGTCGATCCTTTGGGCGATCATCGCCGGTCTGGTCATCGGTCTGCTGGCGAAGCTGGTCATCCCCGGCCGGCAGCCGATCCCGCTGTGGCTCACCGTCCTGCTGGGCATCGTCGGCGGGATCATCGGCAACTTCCTGGCGAGCGCGTTCGGCGTCGCGGACACCGGCGGCGTCGACTGGATCCGGCACTTCTTCCAGATCGGCGCGGCCGCCGTGCTGATCATGCTGGTGACCCCGTTCTGGTCGCGCCGGCGCGTCTGA
- a CDS encoding PRC-barrel domain-containing protein, whose translation MSEQRHDVDLWTYRDASGHRVGADLVGFHVEAEDGPIGKVDRMAEDFGPQYLVVDTAPWIFHHRVLLPAVTVREVDLERRTVRVDRSKEEIGAAPPLVRAEQHTDLDLRAELALYYGPFYGGRLP comes from the coding sequence ATGAGCGAGCAGCGCCACGACGTCGACCTGTGGACCTACCGGGACGCGTCCGGGCACCGGGTGGGGGCCGACCTGGTCGGGTTCCACGTGGAGGCCGAGGACGGGCCGATCGGCAAGGTGGACCGGATGGCCGAGGACTTCGGGCCGCAGTACCTGGTGGTCGACACCGCCCCGTGGATCTTCCACCACCGGGTCCTGCTGCCCGCCGTGACGGTCCGTGAGGTCGACCTGGAACGGCGCACCGTCCGGGTCGACCGCAGCAAGGAGGAGATCGGCGCCGCCCCGCCGCTGGTGCGGGCCGAGCAGCACACCGACCTCGACCTGCGGGCCGAACTGGCGCTCTACTACGGGCCGTTCTACGGCGGCCGGCTGCCGTGA
- the glmS gene encoding glutamine--fructose-6-phosphate transaminase (isomerizing) translates to MCGIVAYIGPKDASPILLEGLQRLEYRGYDSAGVAVVAPATRSAPARLRVCKTKGRVADLAAALPARFKGSVGIGHTRWATHGVPSDANAHPHTDNEGRIAVVHNGIIENADELRAKLAADGALFRSETDTEVLAHLVAAHRADGGELEDAVRAALKLVVGTYGIAVLDAEQPDRIVVARNGSPIVLGIGEKEMFAASDVSALVRYTRQVVHLEDGELATVRADGFRTFTEDARTVTRQPSTVDWEVGSYDTGGYAHYLLKEIHEQPGAVERTLSGRLDERFATAHLGGLNLDARELREIRRVKILGCGSAYYAGEMGAQLIEELARIPAHSEPASEFRYRNPVIEADTLYVAVSQSGETYDTLAAVQEVKRKGGRVLGVVNTVGSAIARECDGGIYLHAGPEISVASTKAFTSTVVAFALLALHFGRVHDLSPADGRRIVAGLKALPDQIREVLGQQAEIEKLAAAYADSQGMMFIGRVRGYPVAREGAQKLKEISYVHAEAYPASELKHGPLALISPELPTVALVPDDELLDKNLTALGEIKAREGRVLAVAHRPVGAKLADHCLVVPKSEPELDPLLLNIPLQLLAYHAAVALGRDVDKPRNLAKSVTVE, encoded by the coding sequence ATGTGCGGAATCGTGGCCTACATCGGCCCCAAGGACGCGTCCCCCATCCTGCTGGAGGGGCTCCAGCGGCTGGAGTACCGGGGCTACGACTCGGCGGGCGTCGCGGTGGTCGCCCCCGCGACCAGGTCCGCCCCGGCCAGGCTCCGGGTCTGCAAGACCAAGGGCCGGGTCGCCGACCTGGCCGCCGCGCTGCCCGCCCGCTTCAAGGGCTCCGTCGGCATCGGCCACACCCGCTGGGCCACCCACGGCGTCCCCTCCGACGCCAACGCCCACCCGCACACCGACAACGAGGGCCGGATCGCCGTCGTCCACAACGGCATCATCGAGAACGCCGACGAGCTGCGCGCCAAGCTCGCCGCCGACGGCGCGCTCTTCCGCTCCGAGACCGACACCGAGGTCCTCGCCCACCTGGTCGCCGCGCACCGCGCCGACGGCGGCGAGCTCGAGGACGCGGTGCGCGCCGCCCTCAAGCTGGTCGTCGGCACCTACGGCATCGCGGTGCTGGACGCCGAGCAGCCCGACCGCATCGTGGTGGCCCGCAACGGCAGCCCGATCGTGCTCGGCATCGGCGAGAAGGAGATGTTCGCCGCCTCCGACGTCTCCGCCCTGGTCCGCTACACCCGGCAGGTCGTCCACCTGGAGGACGGCGAGCTCGCCACCGTCCGCGCCGACGGTTTCCGCACCTTCACCGAGGACGCCCGCACCGTCACCCGGCAGCCCTCCACCGTGGACTGGGAGGTCGGCTCCTACGACACCGGCGGCTACGCGCACTACCTGCTCAAGGAGATCCACGAGCAGCCCGGCGCCGTCGAGCGCACCCTCTCCGGCCGGCTCGACGAGCGCTTCGCCACCGCGCACCTGGGCGGGCTCAACCTGGACGCCCGGGAGCTGCGCGAGATCCGCCGGGTGAAGATCCTCGGCTGCGGATCCGCCTACTACGCGGGCGAGATGGGCGCCCAGCTGATCGAGGAGCTGGCCCGCATCCCCGCCCACTCCGAGCCCGCCTCCGAGTTCCGCTACCGCAACCCCGTCATCGAGGCCGACACCCTGTACGTCGCGGTCAGCCAGTCCGGCGAGACCTACGACACGCTGGCCGCGGTCCAGGAGGTCAAGCGCAAGGGCGGCCGGGTCCTCGGCGTGGTCAACACCGTCGGCTCGGCGATCGCCCGCGAGTGCGACGGCGGCATCTACCTGCACGCCGGGCCGGAGATCTCGGTCGCCTCCACCAAGGCGTTCACCTCCACCGTGGTCGCCTTCGCGCTGCTCGCCCTGCACTTCGGCCGCGTCCACGACCTCTCGCCCGCCGACGGGCGCCGGATCGTCGCCGGGCTCAAGGCGCTGCCCGACCAGATCCGCGAGGTGCTCGGGCAGCAGGCCGAGATCGAGAAGCTGGCCGCCGCGTACGCCGACAGCCAGGGCATGATGTTCATCGGCCGGGTCCGCGGCTACCCCGTGGCCCGGGAGGGCGCGCAGAAGCTCAAGGAGATCTCCTACGTCCACGCCGAGGCGTACCCGGCCAGCGAGCTCAAGCACGGCCCGCTCGCGCTGATCTCCCCCGAGCTGCCGACCGTCGCCCTCGTCCCCGACGACGAACTGCTCGACAAGAACCTCACCGCGCTCGGCGAGATCAAGGCCCGCGAGGGCCGGGTGCTGGCCGTCGCCCACCGACCGGTCGGGGCCAAGCTCGCCGACCACTGCCTGGTCGTCCCCAAGAGCGAGCCCGAACTCGACCCGCTGCTGCTCAACATCCCGCTCCAACTCCTCGCCTACCACGCCGCGGTGGCCCTCGGCCGGGACGTCGACAAGCCGCGCAACCTGGCCAAGAGCGTCACCGTGGAGTAG
- a CDS encoding SDR family NAD(P)-dependent oxidoreductase encodes MGKTAVVTAGTAGIGLETALGLAAAGFSVTVVGRSADRGARAVERIGAVNPARPGRFLAADLGSLTGVRTLAGRIADDHAASGEPLTVLVNNVGAMFADRRELDGVEASFVLNHLSPYLLTELLLPTLTAGAPSRIVNVTSGAVGVAKRVFDAVEPPGGYYGFHWYGRAKLANLAYTLDLASRLDGTGVSVFAADPGGASTDMTDGTLTDPKIVSPALRLLWPLVRRKFERSTAGPASEAAKPSVVAATDESLAGRTGIVIGAAARPTTPFRPAADPRVADAVRRLSRQYAPLAAP; translated from the coding sequence GTGGGGAAGACAGCTGTGGTCACGGCCGGGACCGCCGGCATCGGCCTGGAGACGGCCCTGGGGCTGGCGGCCGCCGGATTCTCGGTCACCGTGGTCGGGCGCAGTGCCGACCGGGGCGCCCGGGCGGTCGAACGGATCGGCGCGGTGAACCCGGCGCGCCCCGGCCGGTTCCTGGCCGCCGACCTCGGCTCGCTCACCGGCGTGCGCACGCTCGCGGGCCGGATCGCCGACGACCACGCCGCCTCCGGCGAACCGCTGACCGTGCTGGTGAACAACGTCGGGGCGATGTTCGCGGATCGGCGGGAACTGGACGGCGTGGAGGCGTCGTTCGTCCTCAACCACCTTTCGCCGTACCTGCTGACGGAACTGCTGCTGCCCACGCTCACGGCCGGTGCGCCGAGCAGGATCGTGAACGTGACCTCGGGTGCGGTCGGTGTCGCCAAGCGGGTGTTCGACGCCGTCGAGCCGCCCGGCGGCTACTACGGCTTCCACTGGTACGGCCGCGCCAAGCTGGCGAACCTCGCCTACACCCTCGACCTGGCGTCGCGGCTCGACGGCACGGGCGTCTCGGTCTTCGCCGCCGACCCCGGGGGCGCCTCGACCGACATGACCGACGGCACCCTGACCGACCCGAAGATCGTCTCGCCGGCCCTGCGGCTGCTGTGGCCGCTGGTGCGCCGTAAGTTCGAACGCTCCACCGCGGGCCCGGCGTCCGAGGCCGCGAAGCCCTCCGTCGTCGCCGCCACCGACGAGTCCCTGGCGGGCCGGACCGGCATCGTCATCGGTGCCGCGGCGCGCCCGACGACGCCGTTCCGCCCGGCCGCCGACCCCCGCGTCGCCGACGCCGTGCGCCGGCTCAGCCGGCAGTACGCGCCCCTCGCGGCGCCCTGA
- a CDS encoding TetR/AcrR family transcriptional regulator: MTTTPLRKDAARNWDRIVAVARELVDQGTPLQLNDVARRTGLGVGTVYRHFATPEALLETVATPRLEALTAHGRRALADTDAGRALEDFLARTVEAQVTDAALAPVTAASADALPRTTELKESLWATGTALLDRARAAGAVRPDLAAADLVPLMCGLAYAVDVHAGSAPADRIDTARRYLAALLGGLRAAPTTGRDPRAAGRTEPPDPH, encoded by the coding sequence ATGACGACGACACCGCTGCGCAAGGACGCGGCCCGCAACTGGGACCGGATCGTGGCCGTCGCCCGCGAACTGGTCGACCAGGGCACGCCGTTGCAGCTCAACGACGTCGCCCGCCGCACCGGGCTCGGAGTCGGCACCGTCTACCGCCACTTCGCCACGCCCGAGGCGCTCCTGGAGACCGTCGCCACCCCCCGCCTGGAGGCCCTGACCGCCCACGGACGGCGGGCGCTGGCGGACACCGACGCCGGGCGGGCGCTGGAGGACTTCCTGGCCCGCACCGTCGAGGCGCAGGTCACCGACGCCGCCCTGGCGCCGGTCACCGCCGCCTCCGCCGACGCCCTGCCGCGCACCACGGAACTCAAGGAGTCCCTGTGGGCGACGGGCACCGCGCTCCTCGACCGGGCCCGCGCGGCCGGGGCGGTCCGCCCCGACCTGGCCGCAGCCGACCTGGTCCCGCTCATGTGCGGCCTCGCCTACGCCGTGGACGTGCACGCCGGCAGCGCTCCCGCGGACCGGATCGACACCGCGCGCCGCTACCTGGCCGCACTGCTCGGCGGCCTGCGGGCCGCGCCGACGACGGGGCGGGACCCCCGCGCCGCGGGCCGGACGGAACCGCCGGACCCGCACTGA